Proteins encoded in a region of the Anopheles aquasalis chromosome 2, idAnoAquaMG_Q_19, whole genome shotgun sequence genome:
- the LOC126569811 gene encoding delta-1-pyrroline-5-carboxylate dehydrogenase, mitochondrial, which translates to MFSVCKSPAGATLVASMQRYGFRAISSSILSNPKLSDFPLENEPVLGYKKGSKERKELEAALKKTAAKMDDVPIIIGSEEFRTKQVQHQVMPHNHKHKLAQFYWADQKLVQKAIKTATETQVKWDRTPLEERIRIWQKAADLMAGPYRQELNAATMLGQAKTVIQAEIDSAAELIDFIRMNTFYLKEACKYQPISENPKVTKNSMRYRGIDGFIAAVSPFNFTAIGGNLAYTPALMGNGVLWKPSDTALLSNYVIFKIMREAGVPPGVVNFIPTDGPVFGDTITASPHLAGINFTGSVPTFNRLWRQVGENINIYNNFPRLIGECGGKNYHFVHPSADVGSVVNGTIRSSFEFCGQKCSACSRMYVPESLWPKVKDGLLSIRDTLKVGDVTDFSNFTSAVIDDKAYARIKSYIDHARSSKNLTILGGGKCDDSKGYFIEPTIVQSNDPTDRIMTEEIFGPVLSIYVYKDKELDSAMKLVGGTTRFALTGAVFSQDEAFLKRALDEFKMTAGNFYVNDKSTGSVVGQQPFGGGRMSGTNDKAGGPHYVLRWATPQSVKETFVPLEDIDYPYMRE; encoded by the exons GTATGGCTTCCGGGCGATCAGTTCTTCTATTCTTTCCAACCCGAAGCTGTCCGATTTTCCGCTGGAAAACGAACCGGTGCTCGGCTACAAGAAGGGATCGAAGGAGCGCAAAGAGCTGGAGGCGGCACTCAAGAAGACGGCCGCCAAGATGGATGACGTGCCGATCATTATCGGATCGGAGGAGTTCCGCACCAAGCAGGTCCAGCATCAGGTGATGCCGCACAACCACAAACATAAGCTGGCACAGTTCTACTGGGCCGACCAAAAGCTGGTCCAGAAGGCGATCAAAACGGCCACGGAAACGCAGGTCAAGTGGGACCGTACACCGTTGGAGGAGCGTATTCGCATCTGGCAGAAGGCGGCCGACCTGATGGCGGGCCCGTACCGGCAGGAGCTGAATGCGGCCACCATGCTGGGCCAGGCGAAAACCGTGATCCAGGCGGAGATCGATTCGGCTGCCGAGTTGATCGATTTCATTCGCATGAACACGTTCTACCTGAAGGAAGCGTGCAAGTATCAGCCGATCAGCGAGAATCCAAAGGTTACGAAGAACTCGATGCGTTACCGGGGTATCGATGGGTTCATTGCCGCCGTTAGTCCCTTCAATTTCACTGCCATCGGTGGTAATCTGGCCTACACGCCCGCCCTCATGGGTAACGGAGTGCTGTGGAAACCCTCCGATACTGCACTGCTCTCGAACTACGTTATCTTCAAGATTATGCGCGAAGCCGGTGTTCCGCCCGGTGTCGTCAACTTCATTCCCACCGATGGACCAGTGTTTGGCGATACGATCACTGCCTCGCCACACTTGGCCGGTATCAACTTCACCGGTTCCGTACC GACGTTCAATCGCTTGTGGCGCCAGGTTGGCGAGAACATTAATATCTACAACAACTTCCCTCGCCTGATCGGCGAGTGTGGTGGCAAGAACTATCACTTTGTGCACCCGTCGGCGGATGTGGGATCGGTGGTGAACGGTACGATCCGATCGTCGTTCGAATTCTGCGGCCAAAAGTGTTCCGCCTGTTCGCGCATGTACGTGCCGGAGTCACTGTGGCCGAAGGTGAAGGATGGGCTGCTTTCCATTCGCGATACGCTCAAGGTGGGCGATGTGACCGATTTCAGCAACTTCACGTCGGCCGTTATCGATGATAAGGCGTATGCGAGAATCAAATCGTACATCGATCATGCGCGGAGCTCGAAAAATCTGACCATTCTCGGTGGCGGCAAGTGTGACGATAGCAAGGGTTACTTCATCGAACCGACGATCGTACAATCGAACGATCCTACCGATCGCATTATGACCGAGGAGATCTTTGGCCCGGTGCTGTCGATCTACGTGTACAAGGATAAGGAGCTGGACAGTGCGATGAAGCTAGTCGGTGGAACCACCCGGTTCGCCCTTACTGGTGCCGTGTTCTCGCAAGATGA AGCGTTCCTGAAGCGAGCTTTGGATGAGTTCAAGATGACGGCCGGTAACTTTTATGTAAATGATAAGTCCACCGGTTCCGTGGTTGGCCAGcaaccgttcggtggtggtcgtatGTCAGGCACAAACGACAAAGCGGGCGGACCTCACTATGTGCTACGGTGGGCGACACCGCAGTCGGTCAAGGAAACGTTCGTTCCGCTGGAAGATATCGATTATCCTTATATGCGCGAGTAA